The following are encoded in a window of Kitasatospora fiedleri genomic DNA:
- a CDS encoding glycosyltransferase family 2 protein, producing MAPPLITVVLPAYDEQGQLKECLDSLLGQSFREFEIIVVQTPSEHCPERLVEAYELRDARVRVLRLDAETGIGRARMAGAAHARGQYLLFLDADHLLPEDAFEAMDARLTETGEVDVLLFGHNREYRGKVWPGNAAELLAAAGPAVFSPAERPELFGAPPLVWDRLMRSGTIPAFPDGFYEEISAVHRSLLAATRVAVLDRECVTIRPGTPCTRRAARAPATSTCSTATRAPSSCWTPSPSRPSRSPPRCARTCSPGWSGTTCSSSTCPGA from the coding sequence ATGGCCCCACCACTGATCACCGTCGTGCTGCCCGCTTACGACGAGCAAGGACAACTGAAGGAATGCCTCGACTCCCTGCTCGGGCAGTCCTTCCGCGAATTCGAGATCATCGTGGTGCAGACCCCGTCCGAGCACTGTCCCGAGCGGCTGGTCGAGGCGTACGAACTGCGTGACGCCCGGGTGCGGGTGCTGCGGCTGGACGCCGAGACCGGCATCGGGCGGGCCCGGATGGCCGGGGCCGCGCACGCCCGCGGGCAGTACCTGCTGTTCCTGGACGCCGACCACCTGCTGCCCGAGGACGCGTTCGAGGCGATGGACGCGCGGCTCACCGAGACCGGCGAGGTCGACGTGCTGCTGTTCGGCCACAACCGGGAGTACCGGGGCAAGGTCTGGCCGGGCAACGCGGCCGAACTGCTGGCCGCCGCCGGGCCCGCGGTGTTCTCCCCCGCCGAGCGCCCGGAGCTGTTCGGCGCCCCGCCGCTCGTCTGGGACCGGCTGATGCGCAGCGGGACCATCCCGGCCTTCCCGGACGGCTTCTACGAGGAGATCTCGGCGGTGCACCGCTCGTTGCTGGCCGCCACCCGGGTCGCGGTGCTGGACCGCGAGTGCGTCACCATCCGCCCCGGCACACCCTGCACCCGGCGGGCAGCGAGGGCGCCAGCCACTTCGACGTGTTCGACCGCTACGAGAGCACCTTCGAGCTGCTGGACGCCCAGCCCGTCGAGACCGAGCCGGTCGCCGCCGCGGTGCGCCCGCACCTGTTCACCAGGATGGTCCGGCACTACCTGTTCGTCTTCGACCTGCCCGGGTGCCTGA
- a CDS encoding ArsR/SmtB family transcription factor, whose amino-acid sequence MVMSVDTDLLRVLSDPLRLQIVTLLARETLCTTHLVAETGARQTNLSNHLKVLRDAGVVDTEPCGRFTYYRLRPEVLESLSARFADLAATARAHGDVKRSC is encoded by the coding sequence ATGGTGATGTCAGTCGACACTGACCTGTTGCGGGTGCTGTCCGACCCGCTCAGGCTGCAGATCGTGACCCTGCTGGCCCGCGAGACCCTGTGCACCACGCACCTGGTGGCGGAGACCGGTGCCCGCCAGACCAACCTCTCCAACCACCTCAAGGTGCTGCGGGACGCGGGCGTGGTGGACACCGAGCCGTGCGGGCGGTTCACGTACTACCGGCTGCGGCCGGAGGTGCTGGAGTCGCTGTCCGCGCGGTTCGCCGACCTGGCCGCCACCGCGCGCGCCCACGGCGACGTGAAGAGGTCCTGCTGA
- a CDS encoding acyl-CoA dehydrogenase family protein, whose amino-acid sequence MTDTVLAEDLYRFEDLLAPEEAEVVRRVRDFLEREVAPHADEWWGRAEFPHQLIPRYAELDICGLAYREKPASSLLNGFIALEMARVDASMATFYGVHSGLAMGSIARCGSPEQRERWLPAMARMEQIGAFALTEPQGGSDVAAGLRTTARREGDTWVLNGAKRWIGNATFADLVVVWARDEETDHVLGFVVQGDNPGFSATRIENKMALRTVENADVVLTDCRVPEADRLQRAEGFRDTADVLRRTRSGVAWEAVGVMLGAYRIALDYTRRREQFGGPIARFQLVQDLLVRMLGNATSCLGMVVRLAQLEDAGTFRDEHSALAKAYCTTRMRETVGWGRELLAGNGIVLDYSIARFVADAEALYSYEGTREINTLIVGRAATGIGAFV is encoded by the coding sequence ATGACCGACACCGTGCTGGCGGAGGACCTGTACCGGTTCGAGGACCTGCTGGCCCCCGAGGAGGCCGAGGTGGTGCGGCGGGTCCGCGACTTCCTGGAACGGGAGGTCGCCCCGCACGCCGACGAGTGGTGGGGCCGGGCCGAGTTCCCGCACCAGCTGATCCCCCGCTACGCCGAACTCGACATCTGCGGCCTCGCGTACCGGGAGAAGCCCGCCAGCAGCCTGCTGAACGGCTTCATCGCGCTGGAGATGGCCCGGGTGGACGCCTCGATGGCCACCTTCTACGGCGTCCACTCCGGACTGGCCATGGGCAGCATCGCCCGCTGCGGCTCCCCGGAGCAGCGCGAGCGCTGGCTCCCGGCGATGGCCCGGATGGAGCAGATCGGCGCCTTCGCGCTGACCGAGCCGCAGGGCGGCTCCGACGTCGCCGCCGGGCTCCGCACCACCGCCCGGCGCGAGGGCGACACCTGGGTGCTGAACGGGGCCAAGCGCTGGATCGGCAACGCCACCTTCGCCGACCTGGTGGTGGTCTGGGCCAGGGACGAGGAGACCGACCACGTCCTGGGCTTCGTGGTGCAGGGCGACAACCCGGGGTTCAGCGCCACCCGGATCGAGAACAAGATGGCGCTGCGCACCGTGGAGAACGCGGACGTGGTGCTCACCGACTGCCGGGTCCCCGAGGCCGACCGCCTGCAGCGGGCGGAGGGCTTCCGCGACACCGCCGACGTGCTGCGGCGCACCCGGAGCGGGGTGGCCTGGGAGGCGGTCGGGGTGATGCTCGGCGCCTACCGGATCGCGCTGGACTACACCCGTCGGCGCGAGCAGTTCGGCGGCCCGATCGCCCGCTTCCAGCTGGTCCAGGACCTGCTGGTGCGGATGCTCGGCAACGCCACCTCCTGCCTGGGGATGGTGGTGCGGCTGGCCCAGCTGGAGGACGCCGGCACCTTCCGGGACGAGCACTCCGCCCTGGCCAAGGCGTACTGCACCACCCGGATGCGGGAGACCGTCGGCTGGGGCCGCGAACTCCTGGCGGGCAACGGCATCGTGCTGGACTACAGCATCGCCCGCTTCGTCGCCGACGCCGAGGCGCTCTACTCCTACGAGGGCACCCGGGAGATCAACACCCTGATCGTCGGCCGGGCCGCCACCGGCATCGGCGCCTTCGTCTGA
- a CDS encoding AI-2E family transporter: MRARGRAASPPHPILGTAPAGPARAPAASGGLRLAATGQPDGAHSTGPRAERTHDDEDATGTARRHHRRGGRNPPPTARAPRRGPGRPRGRPPPSEAPARRSSLARLPGFSTGLRLALGALTGWFLFRQLLRLEEFLTLLLLSAFLAVSLEPIVAALCRRRLRRGWAVAAVLGVFLLLTTGFLLLVVPPVGQEAGVLARRIPLWLDQVHDHHSVLGRIEDRFHLAEQAKNALGGSGGPGLMGGVLGAGRLLLDTVTSVTVVATVTLYLMAGMPDIKEFCYRFVQGSRRARARELTEEILTRTGRYMLGNLVTSVIAGLATAVWCAAVGVPYAAALGVFVALMDLVPIVGSTIGGIVVSLVALAVSWPVALATAGFYIGFRLLEDYLIMPRTMKFAVDVHPFVTIVAVLVGGALLGIVGALVAVRPRSPSACCWTSSSSRTSTTADRPGR, encoded by the coding sequence GTGCGTGCCCGGGGCCGCGCCGCGTCCCCACCCCACCCCATCCTCGGCACCGCTCCGGCCGGTCCCGCCCGCGCACCGGCCGCCTCCGGGGGGCTTCGACTCGCTGCGACGGGGCAACCGGACGGTGCCCACAGCACAGGCCCGCGAGCGGAACGGACCCACGACGATGAAGATGCCACCGGGACTGCGCGTCGTCACCACCGGCGCGGCGGACGGAATCCGCCGCCGACTGCTCGTGCCCCCCGACGCGGCCCCGGCCGCCCCCGTGGCCGACCCCCGCCCTCCGAGGCGCCCGCACGACGCTCCTCGCTCGCCCGCCTGCCCGGGTTCTCCACCGGACTGCGCCTGGCGCTCGGCGCACTGACCGGCTGGTTCCTCTTCCGCCAACTGCTGCGCCTGGAGGAGTTCCTGACGCTGCTGCTGCTGTCCGCCTTCCTCGCGGTCAGCCTGGAGCCGATCGTCGCCGCGCTGTGCCGGCGCCGGCTGCGGCGCGGCTGGGCGGTGGCCGCCGTGCTCGGCGTCTTCCTGCTCCTGACCACGGGCTTCCTGCTGCTGGTGGTCCCTCCGGTGGGCCAGGAGGCGGGCGTGCTGGCCCGCCGCATCCCGCTCTGGCTGGACCAGGTGCACGACCACCACTCGGTCCTCGGCCGGATCGAGGACCGCTTCCACCTCGCCGAGCAGGCCAAGAACGCCCTCGGCGGCAGCGGCGGACCCGGCCTGATGGGTGGCGTCCTGGGCGCCGGACGGCTGCTGCTCGACACCGTCACCTCGGTGACCGTGGTCGCCACCGTGACCCTGTACCTGATGGCGGGCATGCCCGACATCAAGGAGTTCTGCTACCGCTTCGTGCAGGGCAGCCGCCGCGCCCGGGCCCGCGAACTCACCGAGGAGATCCTCACCCGCACCGGGCGCTACATGCTCGGCAACCTGGTCACCTCGGTGATCGCGGGCCTCGCCACCGCCGTGTGGTGCGCCGCGGTCGGCGTGCCGTACGCCGCCGCCCTCGGCGTGTTCGTGGCCCTGATGGACCTGGTGCCGATCGTCGGCTCCACCATCGGCGGCATCGTCGTCAGCCTGGTCGCGCTCGCGGTCTCCTGGCCGGTCGCCCTCGCCACGGCCGGTTTCTACATCGGCTTCCGGCTGCTGGAGGACTACCTGATCATGCCGCGGACGATGAAGTTCGCCGTCGACGTCCACCCCTTCGTCACCATCGTGGCCGTCCTGGTCGGCGGCGCGCTGCTGGGCATCGTCGGCGCACTGGTCGCCGTCCGGCCGCGGTCGCCCTCGGCCTGCTGCTGGACGAGTTCGTCTTCCCGCACCTCGACCACCGCTGACCGGCCCGGTCGGTGA
- a CDS encoding arsenate reductase ArsC, whose protein sequence is MSEAAARPAAAPPVSVLFVCVHNAGRSQMAAGFLTHLAGDRVEVRSAGSAPGHQVNPAAVAAMAEVGIDLSDRRPKLLTTAAVRSSDYVITMGCGDACPFFPGKHYRDWPLADPAGRGIEAVRPIRDAIRARVEELIAEIDSSRRPGRGTG, encoded by the coding sequence ATGTCCGAAGCCGCCGCCCGGCCCGCCGCCGCCCCGCCCGTCTCCGTGCTGTTCGTCTGCGTCCACAACGCCGGCCGCTCCCAGATGGCCGCCGGCTTCCTCACCCACCTCGCCGGGGACCGCGTCGAGGTCCGCTCCGCGGGCTCCGCGCCCGGCCACCAGGTCAACCCGGCCGCCGTCGCCGCGATGGCCGAGGTCGGCATCGACCTCTCCGACCGACGGCCGAAGCTCCTCACCACCGCGGCCGTCCGGTCCTCCGACTACGTCATCACCATGGGCTGCGGCGACGCCTGCCCGTTCTTCCCCGGCAAGCACTACCGCGACTGGCCCCTCGCCGACCCGGCCGGGCGGGGCATCGAGGCCGTCCGCCCGATCCGCGACGCGATCCGCGCCCGCGTCGAGGAGCTGATCGCCGAGATCGATTCCTCCCGGCGCCCCGGCCGAGGCACCGGGTGA
- the arsB gene encoding ACR3 family arsenite efflux transporter: MVRTAPAPDTATAGAASVAGRLSFVDRWLAVWILGAMAVGLGLGRLVPGLNDPLAQVAVGGISLPIGLGLLVMMYPVLAKVRYDRLDTVTGDRRLMASSLVVNWVVGPAVMFALAWALLPDLPEYRTGLIVVGLARCIAMVIIWNDLARGDREAAAVLVALNSVFQVVMFGVLGWFYLDLLPGWLGLGEGEHLDVSMGRIALNVVVFLGVPLIAGFLTRRIGERKLGRERYESNLLPKIGPWALYGLLFTIVVLFALQGRAVTSQPLDVARIALPLLAYFALMWFGTFALGKGLGLNYDRTATLAFTAAGNNFELAIAVAIGTFGVTSGQALAGVVGPLIEVPVLIALVRVALARRPAFAPTD; the protein is encoded by the coding sequence ATGGTCCGCACCGCGCCCGCCCCGGACACCGCAACCGCCGGGGCGGCGTCCGTCGCCGGGAGGCTGTCGTTCGTCGACCGCTGGCTCGCGGTGTGGATTCTCGGCGCGATGGCCGTCGGCCTCGGGCTGGGGCGGCTGGTCCCCGGGCTGAACGACCCCCTGGCGCAGGTGGCGGTCGGCGGGATCTCGCTGCCCATCGGGCTGGGGCTGCTGGTGATGATGTACCCGGTGCTGGCGAAGGTCCGCTACGACCGGCTCGACACCGTCACCGGCGACCGCCGCCTGATGGCATCCTCGCTGGTCGTCAACTGGGTCGTCGGGCCCGCCGTGATGTTCGCCCTCGCCTGGGCCCTGCTGCCCGACCTGCCCGAGTACCGCACCGGGCTGATCGTGGTCGGGCTGGCCCGCTGCATCGCGATGGTGATCATCTGGAACGACCTCGCCCGCGGCGACCGCGAGGCCGCCGCCGTCCTGGTCGCGCTCAACAGCGTCTTCCAGGTCGTCATGTTCGGCGTACTGGGCTGGTTCTACCTCGACCTGCTGCCCGGTTGGCTCGGCCTGGGCGAGGGCGAGCACCTCGACGTCTCGATGGGGAGGATCGCGCTCAACGTCGTCGTCTTCCTCGGCGTCCCGCTGATCGCCGGGTTCCTCACCCGCCGCATCGGCGAGAGGAAGCTCGGCCGCGAACGCTACGAGAGCAACCTGCTCCCGAAGATCGGCCCCTGGGCCCTGTACGGCCTGCTGTTCACGATCGTGGTCCTGTTCGCCCTCCAGGGGCGGGCCGTCACCTCGCAGCCGCTGGACGTCGCCCGGATCGCGCTGCCGCTGCTGGCCTACTTCGCGCTCATGTGGTTCGGCACCTTCGCCCTCGGCAAGGGACTCGGCCTGAACTACGACCGCACCGCCACCCTCGCGTTCACCGCCGCCGGCAACAACTTCGAACTCGCCATCGCCGTCGCCATCGGGACCTTCGGCGTCACCTCCGGCCAGGCCCTGGCCGGTGTGGTCGGCCCGCTGATCGAAGTCCCGGTCCTGATCGCCCTGGTCCGGGTCGCCCTCGCCCGACGCCCGGCGTTCGCCCCGACGGACTGA
- a CDS encoding hydrophobic protein yields the protein MVPLLLVLLLALLLFGAGFAVKILWLVAVIVLVVWLVGFVARGAHPSGGRHRWYRW from the coding sequence GTGGTTCCCCTTCTGCTGGTCCTGCTCCTCGCTCTGCTGCTGTTCGGCGCCGGTTTCGCAGTGAAGATCCTGTGGCTGGTGGCCGTGATCGTCCTGGTGGTCTGGCTGGTCGGTTTCGTGGCCCGCGGCGCCCACCCCTCCGGCGGTCGCCACCGCTGGTACCGCTGGTAG
- a CDS encoding CsbD family protein has protein sequence MSMGDKVENTGDKLKGAVKKNVGKAVGNERLEAEGRADQAKGDLKQAKENVKDAFRD, from the coding sequence ATGAGCATGGGCGACAAGGTCGAGAACACCGGCGACAAGCTCAAGGGCGCCGTCAAGAAGAACGTCGGCAAGGCCGTCGGCAACGAGCGCCTGGAGGCGGAGGGCCGGGCCGACCAGGCCAAGGGCGACCTCAAGCAGGCCAAGGAGAACGTCAAGGACGCCTTCCGCGACTGA
- a CDS encoding maleylpyruvate isomerase N-terminal domain-containing protein, whose amino-acid sequence MEKNLEFPDLLGLIDERSTAFRAAVAAAPSLDAQVPTCPEWTLFDLAKHLGGGDRFWAAIVGAGPADGPPAEAVAARAALEVPREREALLAWLAASTQLLLGVLREAGPDAGCWAWWSALQTPRTSGGVARHRVQESAVHAYDAQLAGGAPQPLPAELALDGVEEFLFTCVASPSAWPHEPATFDFHATEGRSWRLTVDGDGARSARLPAPAAAAGAGSDPAGVSVHGTAGELVLYLYDRIPAGSLRVDGDAGLLDLLRAWEPEE is encoded by the coding sequence GTGGAAAAGAATCTTGAATTCCCGGACCTGCTGGGACTGATCGACGAACGGTCGACCGCCTTCCGCGCCGCGGTCGCCGCCGCGCCCAGCCTCGACGCGCAGGTGCCGACCTGCCCGGAGTGGACGCTGTTCGACCTGGCGAAGCACCTGGGCGGGGGAGACCGCTTCTGGGCCGCCATCGTCGGCGCGGGGCCCGCCGACGGCCCCCCGGCCGAAGCCGTCGCCGCGCGCGCTGCGCTGGAAGTGCCGCGGGAGCGCGAGGCCCTGCTGGCCTGGCTGGCCGCGTCGACGCAGCTCCTGCTGGGCGTCCTGCGCGAGGCGGGCCCGGACGCGGGCTGCTGGGCGTGGTGGAGCGCGCTGCAGACGCCGCGGACCTCCGGCGGAGTCGCCCGGCACCGGGTCCAGGAGAGCGCGGTGCACGCCTACGACGCCCAACTCGCCGGGGGCGCCCCGCAGCCGCTGCCGGCCGAGCTCGCCCTCGACGGCGTCGAGGAGTTCCTGTTCACCTGCGTCGCGTCGCCCAGCGCCTGGCCGCACGAGCCCGCCACCTTCGACTTCCACGCCACCGAGGGCCGCTCCTGGCGCCTCACGGTCGACGGCGACGGCGCCCGCTCCGCCCGCCTCCCCGCGCCCGCCGCCGCGGCCGGTGCGGGCTCGGACCCGGCCGGCGTCTCCGTCCACGGCACGGCCGGCGAGCTGGTCCTCTACCTGTACGACCGCATCCCGGCCGGGTCCCTGCGGGTCGACGGGGACGCCGGGCTGCTCGACCTGCTCCGGGCCTGGGAGCCGGAGGAGTAG
- a CDS encoding glycosyltransferase family 2 protein, with amino-acid sequence MAAERPRLRAAAVGCVLAATVLWTGLSHRRLPHLGHAGFFNLYTLAMTALACVCMALALPPARRRPDEPAPAAAVLAVIPSYQEQDAAVHAAVRSILAQEHPGTVRVVVVDDGSTVPLTGFDHPDVTWLRTPNRGKRHAQAAALRATDLAAGHDFVLTVDSDSVLAPGALARLLDAMRDPRVQAATGTILAANRDENLLTRAVDVNLFLTSLVVRALPSRLGIVNPTSGAMSLYRTPVITDNLEDYLTSGTVGDDRRLCEYALLRGRTVSVPDAYVDTAMPATVRGTFRQRRRWGASSWRSMSWELVHLPAPAAAMRVVQLCRLTLLPLVCATLVAAATRAVHGTDPGTALAAFGICAAAELLVYALLRPGLRPHQRLLTPLLLPVLTALMLLVIYPAHYWALTHLRTTGWLTRQPAAAPPASADTASQPTA; translated from the coding sequence ATGGCAGCTGAGCGCCCGCGCCTGCGGGCGGCCGCGGTCGGCTGCGTCCTGGCGGCGACCGTCCTGTGGACGGGCCTGTCCCACCGTCGGCTCCCCCACCTAGGGCACGCCGGCTTCTTCAACCTCTACACCCTCGCCATGACGGCCCTGGCCTGCGTGTGCATGGCCCTGGCGCTGCCCCCGGCGCGCCGCCGCCCGGACGAACCGGCGCCCGCCGCCGCCGTGCTCGCGGTCATCCCCTCCTACCAGGAGCAGGACGCCGCCGTGCACGCCGCCGTCCGCTCGATCCTGGCCCAGGAGCACCCCGGCACCGTCCGCGTCGTGGTGGTCGACGACGGCTCCACCGTCCCCCTCACCGGCTTCGACCACCCCGACGTGACCTGGCTGCGCACCCCCAACCGCGGCAAGCGCCACGCCCAGGCCGCAGCGCTGCGCGCCACCGACCTGGCCGCCGGCCACGACTTCGTCCTCACCGTCGACTCCGACTCCGTCCTCGCCCCCGGCGCGCTCGCCCGCCTGCTCGACGCGATGCGCGATCCCCGCGTCCAGGCCGCCACCGGCACCATCCTGGCCGCCAACCGGGACGAGAACCTGCTCACCCGCGCCGTCGACGTCAACCTCTTCCTCACCTCCCTCGTCGTCCGCGCCCTGCCCTCCCGCCTGGGCATCGTCAACCCCACCTCCGGCGCCATGTCCCTCTACCGGACACCGGTGATCACCGACAACCTGGAGGACTACCTGACCTCCGGCACCGTCGGCGACGACCGCCGCCTGTGCGAGTACGCCCTGCTGCGCGGCCGCACCGTCAGCGTCCCCGACGCCTACGTCGACACCGCCATGCCCGCCACCGTCCGCGGCACCTTCCGCCAACGCCGCCGCTGGGGCGCCTCCTCCTGGCGCTCGATGTCCTGGGAACTCGTCCACCTCCCCGCCCCCGCAGCAGCCATGCGCGTCGTACAGCTGTGCCGCCTGACCCTGCTCCCCCTGGTCTGCGCCACCCTCGTCGCCGCCGCCACCCGCGCCGTCCACGGCACCGACCCGGGCACCGCACTCGCCGCGTTCGGCATCTGCGCCGCCGCAGAACTCCTCGTCTACGCCCTGCTGCGCCCCGGACTGCGCCCCCACCAGCGGCTCCTGACACCACTCCTGCTGCCCGTCCTCACCGCCCTGATGCTGCTGGTCATCTACCCCGCCCACTACTGGGCCCTCACCCACCTGCGCACCACCGGCTGGCTCACCCGCCAGCCCGCGGCGGCGCCACCCGCCTCCGCCGACACCGCGTCGCAACCGACGGCCTGA